From the genome of Pelobacter propionicus DSM 2379, one region includes:
- a CDS encoding IS1182 family transposase — MKSKFIEVDRETPYLLPPSLQDWLPEKHLARFVVEIVEQLDLRSLKATYAGRGSQPYNPEMLVALLFYGYATGVFSSRKLERSTYDSVAFRFIAANSHPDHDTIATFRRRFLPQLNKLFAQILLIAHQMEVLKLGNVSLDGSKIKANASKHKALSYEHACKLEEQIKAEVGELLKKAEAADRADIPDGMNIPEELERREKRLSAIAAAKVEIEKRAAERHAREQAAYEKKVAERAKKEQATGKKAKGKEPKPPKSGPTAKDQVNLTDEESRIMPTSGGGFEQTYNVQAGVDTASKLIVSAHVTQNPNDKQELTPTLENLAALPEKLGKATDLVADSGYFSETNVTACEENGITPYIAVDRQSHNVPLMERFAEPPPLPEDADSVARMKHRLKTPSGKAIYAQRKVTSEPVFGIIKAVMGFRSFLLRGFEAVKGEWNLVCMAYNIKRLHVLAG, encoded by the coding sequence ATGAAATCAAAGTTTATTGAAGTTGACCGGGAAACACCCTATCTGCTCCCGCCATCGCTGCAGGATTGGCTACCAGAAAAGCACTTGGCCCGGTTTGTGGTCGAAATTGTCGAACAGCTCGACCTGCGCTCTTTGAAAGCTACCTATGCCGGCCGAGGCTCGCAGCCCTATAACCCTGAGATGCTGGTAGCATTGTTGTTTTACGGTTATGCGACAGGCGTATTCTCCAGCCGGAAGCTTGAGCGCAGCACCTACGACTCCGTGGCATTCCGGTTCATAGCGGCAAACAGTCATCCTGACCACGATACCATTGCCACCTTCCGCCGGCGTTTTCTGCCGCAACTGAACAAGCTGTTTGCCCAGATTCTGCTGATCGCTCATCAGATGGAGGTGCTGAAACTGGGCAACGTTAGTTTGGATGGCAGCAAAATCAAGGCGAACGCCTCCAAGCACAAGGCGCTGAGCTATGAGCATGCCTGCAAGCTTGAAGAGCAGATCAAGGCTGAGGTTGGCGAACTGCTCAAAAAGGCCGAGGCAGCGGACCGTGCCGATATTCCGGACGGCATGAACATCCCCGAAGAACTGGAACGTCGGGAAAAGCGTCTTTCCGCCATTGCCGCAGCCAAGGTCGAGATCGAAAAACGAGCCGCTGAGCGCCATGCTCGTGAACAGGCCGCTTATGAGAAGAAAGTCGCCGAACGGGCCAAGAAGGAGCAGGCAACGGGCAAGAAGGCCAAGGGGAAAGAGCCGAAACCGCCCAAATCCGGCCCCACTGCCAAAGATCAGGTCAATCTGACCGATGAAGAGTCGCGGATCATGCCGACCTCCGGTGGCGGATTCGAGCAGACTTACAACGTCCAGGCCGGTGTGGATACAGCATCAAAGCTCATCGTTTCGGCCCATGTTACCCAGAATCCCAATGACAAACAGGAGCTGACACCGACCCTGGAGAACCTGGCGGCGCTGCCTGAGAAGCTTGGCAAGGCAACCGATCTGGTAGCTGACAGTGGCTACTTCAGCGAAACCAATGTAACTGCCTGTGAGGAGAACGGGATAACTCCCTACATTGCCGTAGACCGGCAGAGTCACAACGTGCCACTGATGGAGCGCTTTGCCGAACCGCCGCCGTTACCCGAAGATGCCGATTCCGTGGCCAGAATGAAGCATCGCCTGAAGACACCTTCCGGCAAGGCGATCTACGCCCAGCGAAAAGTCACCTCGGAACCGGTCTTCGGCATCATCAAGGCGGTCATGGGATTCAGAAGCTTTCTTCTTCGTGGCTTTGAAGCAGTAAAAGGCGAATGGAACCTCGTCTGCATGGCCTACAACATCAAACGGCTGCATGTCTTGGCCGGATAG
- a CDS encoding ABC transporter substrate-binding protein, with translation MKRLLVCLVLVFMPALSAGPCHGGGTKPAVMKTITDMDDRRIQVPVNPKRIVCMHGVSSERIMILGKGSSMTLMATKPSPWAYRLYPEMKQVRTVPFPATPNLEDMVKEKVDLLLYSPIPVETRKYHAVGIRTACGFSAGKRPRTIPGFTENFKRQIRFFGELLGPEARLRADRYCRYFDRKVGQILARTSRIARKDRPTVYYGGRVAIGGGGASLLATQGNGSVLHWNVEVAGGNYLPRAIDQNFAEVNRELLLTWNPDLILVSGWKNSADDIRKSRQWEGLKAVRNGSIYTIPQGVFAWEYASGESVLLMIYMAKIFHPHLFRDWDMKQEMREFYSQVYGKNITDRDAERILRNLPPA, from the coding sequence ATGAAGCGGTTACTCGTTTGTCTCGTGCTGGTTTTCATGCCGGCGCTGTCTGCCGGGCCGTGTCATGGGGGGGGAACCAAGCCCGCAGTGATGAAGACCATCACCGACATGGATGACCGGAGAATCCAGGTGCCGGTCAACCCGAAGCGGATCGTCTGCATGCATGGCGTCTCTTCGGAGCGAATCATGATTCTCGGCAAAGGGTCCAGCATGACGCTGATGGCAACAAAGCCGTCACCCTGGGCATACCGGCTGTACCCTGAAATGAAGCAGGTCAGAACTGTGCCGTTTCCGGCTACCCCCAATCTGGAAGATATGGTGAAGGAGAAGGTCGATCTGCTGCTCTATTCGCCCATACCGGTTGAAACGCGAAAGTACCATGCGGTGGGGATACGGACGGCGTGCGGCTTTTCAGCCGGGAAACGGCCGAGAACCATTCCCGGCTTCACGGAAAACTTCAAGCGGCAGATCCGTTTCTTCGGTGAACTGCTGGGACCGGAGGCCAGGTTGCGGGCCGACCGGTACTGTCGCTACTTTGACCGGAAAGTCGGTCAGATCCTTGCCAGGACCTCCAGGATAGCCAGAAAGGACCGGCCGACCGTTTACTATGGCGGCAGGGTTGCCATAGGGGGAGGAGGGGCCAGTCTCCTGGCCACCCAGGGCAACGGGAGCGTCCTGCACTGGAATGTGGAGGTGGCGGGAGGCAATTACCTGCCCCGGGCGATTGATCAGAATTTTGCCGAAGTGAACCGGGAACTCCTCCTGACCTGGAATCCGGACCTGATCCTGGTCAGTGGCTGGAAGAATTCGGCTGACGATATCAGGAAAAGCCGTCAGTGGGAGGGGCTCAAGGCGGTCAGGAACGGGAGTATCTATACCATTCCCCAGGGGGTCTTCGCTTGGGAGTATGCCAGCGGGGAGAGTGTGCTGCTGATGATCTACATGGCCAAGATCTTTCACCCCCACCTGTTCCGGGACTGGGACATGAAGCAGGAGATGAGGGAGTTCTACTCCCAAGTATACGGAAAGAACATCACGGACCGTGACGCGGAGCGGATCCTGCGTAACCTGCCGCCGGCGTGA